ATCAAAACACCGATGCCACGTTTCTTGAGGTGTTTGACGAGAATTTGTATATCACCAACCGCTATAGGATCAATACCAGCGAAGGGCTCATCCAACAGTACAAAATTCGGCCTGCTTGCCAATGTGCGTGCGATTTCACACCGTCGGCGTTCACCGCCTGACAAGGCAATTGAGGGCGCTTTGCGTAAATGTTCAATACCAAATTCGGTGAGTAAGTTTTCAAGGTCTTGCTCTCGCCGCTTCTTATTCGGCTCAATCACTTCAAGAACAGCGCGAATGTTATTTTCAACATTCAGGCCTCGAAAAATAGAAGCTTCTTGTGGCAGATAACCGATGCCGAGGCGCGCCCGACGATACATCGGCAAAGGCGATATATCGTGCCTATCGAGGTAAATAGACCCCTCATCCGCCCGCACCAAACCTGTTATCATATAAAAAGTTGTTGTTTTACCCGCACCATTTGGCCCTAAAAGGCCAACGGCCTCGCCTCGACCAATCGCCAAGCTAGCGCCATTGACAACAGTGCGGCCATTATAGCTCTTGCGCAAATTTTTAGCGATCAACCAGCCACGGCCCGTGTTATCGCGCAATGTTTCTACGGAGGCTGCTGGGGCTACTTCAACATGAGGCATATGGCTGTTCATTCACACTATATATCTGTTGCGCATCAGTTTGCCATCAATTGAGCGAGAGGAGTCAATCATTACGTTATTTCAAAGCGCCTTATATACGCCTTAAATCACTTGCATTTCTTTGATGATGAAGATCCTTGACCTTGCGAAAACAAGGCTTGGACACGCCCTTGACCAGAGAGTTGCGCTTTTCCTGTATCAAGATTGACGGTGAGCTTTTTTCCACGAATAATATTTTCACATTGCGTAAGAACAACGCCGCCTGTGAGCGTAACCAATTGCGACTTCATATTGAATACCGCATTTTTTCCTGTGGCTTTATTATCGCCTGATGTCACAATAACTTTGCCGTTTGCCTCAATACGGCTAATGCCCTGATTGCCGCCAGTTTCTCCAGGTTTAACAGAACCATCGTAATAGACGTGCAATGTTGCGGCACGCATTGTGGTTTCACCCTGCTTAACATCAACATTGCCTTTGAAGACGGCCAGTTTTTCTACATCTCGCACTTCCAGACTGTCAGCTTCTATTTGGATAGGGTTGTTATTGTTCGAACGAAATCCCGTAAAGGCGTCACCTGTGGCTTGCGCGAAACCAGCAGTCACATAAAAGAAGGCAGTCGCAATGATAGCAACAGCGAACAATGACAAATGTAAATATGCTTTAGACCTGAAGGTCATCACAGGCAGTATCCTTTGACTATGTAGCATCTATTTTGGACGCACTTTAGTTGGGTTAACAATCATCCGTACCCTGTCTTCAAACAGAATAAAAGTGGCATTATCACGAACGGTTAGGCTATTTGCTCGAATTTCACCAATATCGGCCTTCACAAACACGTCACCCTTACTGGTAAGCATGCCGCCTTTTATATCAATTGTGGCAGAATCCAATTCACCAGTGTAACCTGAACTCATATGCATGCTTATGCCATCGCTCAGCACGAGATGCTGACCCTTGACATTAAATCGACCTTTTCCAGCGTCAATTGAAACGATATTGCCATCATCAAGCGTAAGGGTCGCGCTAATTTTTTCCAGAAGAACCTTTTTCGGATCTGTTAGGTCTTGTAACGCCCGCTCAGCGACGATTTCATATTCCGCATCGCTTGATGTAAAACCGTTCAAGGTTGGGCGCTCCATAACAATTTGTCCATTTGTCAAATCAATGGCGGCAAAACCAAGTGGCAGCGTAGAAAATTGTGACAGATACGCAATGCCAACGAAGAGGGCTATAAAAATGGCCCCAATGACCGGTAAAGCAATTTTGAGTTTCCGCACGCGGCGGGAATAGCTTCGAGCGGCCTTAAACTTATTGGCTCCTTCAATTTTTTGAGCTTGTATAGCTTGCAACAATTGTTGCTGTTGACCATCGCCATGACCAAGATGATCGACAGCCGCTGGCCCGGTCAATCCTTGTGTCGTATTGCTCATATTAGGGTCATGTATATTCATGAACTACCAAATTGTTGGCTATGCTACGTTTGTTAGCTTTTATTCATAACACAATAACACATGTAAGAAGTAAACTCACCATTCGATATAACGTCGCAAAAGCAGCGCCATTAAAACTAACTAGATAAGCTATAGCTCCTATCAGTATGGCGGAAATATGAGCTTGTTCATTCCAAATTACTATGTCGCATTATGCTTTTAGAGATTTGAATTTTTTGAGGATCAGATTCTATGAATGCGAGAATATATCCGTATCCGGCCAACCAGCGAGGTCTAGTTTTGCACGGGTTGGTAAAAAGTCAAAACATGCATTGGCCATGTCTGTTCTACTTTCGCGTAACAGACGCTCTTTCAAAATATCCCGCATGGCATGAAGATAAAGGACATCAGAGGCTGCATAATTAAGCTGGGCCTCACTCAAAGTATCAGCCCCCCAATCCGAACTTTGCTGTTGCTTGGACATATCAACGCCAACCAGCTCGCGCGCAAGCTCTTTGAGGCCATGTCTATCAGTATAAGTACGTGTGAGTTTCGAGGCTATTTTTGTGCAAAAAATCGGCGTCGTCATAACATTGAAGCTATGCAGCAGCAGCGCCACATCAAAGCGGGCAAAATGAAATATTTTTTCCTTACTCATATCTGCCAAAAGCGCACAAATATTAGGAGCGTCTGCTTGTCCTGCAGCAATTTGGACAACGTCAGCACTGCCATCGCCAGGAGATAATTGCACCACACAAAGCCTGTCACGATGCGCATGAAGGCCCATGGCCTCAGTATCTATAGCAACATCACCCGTATAACGGCTAAGATCCGGCAAATCGCCCTTGTGAAAACGGATCGTCATACAAATATTCCTTCTTGAAACGTCATTAGGTCTATCTAACGGTTTTGCGTGTTAAAATCCACAGGGAGTTGACGGACTCTTATTGAGTCAACAGAACAGTTTAGCTTAGCCGTTATTATTCCATCATCAATTGCTTGATTTGTGGGCGCAGCAAGGACAGATAAGCCTCGGCCTTATCATGATAAGGCTCCGCCGCGCCATTGCCCCATATTGGGGCTGGCCACGCCATATCTGTTGTAAAGCGGGCCACCACATGCACATGCAGTTGGCGCACCATATTACCGATTGCACCCACATTGATTTTTTCCGGTCGACTAACAAGCGACATCGCCTTTGATGTCACACTGATTTCTTCCATTAGAAAGCTCTGTTCAGTGCGATTAAGATCAAAAAGTTCTTGCGCATTAGCCACACGAGGCACCAAAATAACCCATGGGTATCTTTTGTCATTCATCAAAAGCAATGATGACAACCTCAGTTCAGCGATAGGAAACGTATCGCGTTTGAGCTGATCAGCGAGAAAAAAGCCGGTTTTTTCATTTTTTTTCATAAGGTCTTGCTTTCAATCTTTAATTTATACCCAATTTGAAACCAGCCGCATCAAAAATGCAAATGATGCTTGCAAATTACCGCGCGCCTTGTGATAGAGTATTACTGGGAGGTTGGCGATGGACGTGCCACTCGCCAACCGGGTCAGATCCGGAAGGAAGCAGCCCTAACGAGCTTCGGCTCGGGTCAACGTCCAGCCTCCTACTTTTCGCGCCATGGCGTTTGGTAACTATGTCAGGCAATAAAAGCCTGACTTTTAAATGTTCAGGAAAGATGCGGGCGTCGTTTATGGACGAAGGTAAAGCCAACGGTTCCAACTCCCCAAGCGGCTCCAACTCCGAGAGCGCCTATCGCGTGCTTGCGAGAAAATATCGTCCCAGCACGTTTGATGACCTCATTGGCCAAGAGCCAATGGTGCAGACGCTCACCA
This sequence is a window from Hyphomicrobiales bacterium. Protein-coding genes within it:
- a CDS encoding HIT family protein; amino-acid sequence: MKKNEKTGFFLADQLKRDTFPIAELRLSSLLLMNDKRYPWVILVPRVANAQELFDLNRTEQSFLMEEISVTSKAMSLVSRPEKINVGAIGNMVRQLHVHVVARFTTDMAWPAPIWGNGAAEPYHDKAEAYLSLLRPQIKQLMME
- the lptC gene encoding LPS export ABC transporter periplasmic protein LptC, which translates into the protein MSNTTQGLTGPAAVDHLGHGDGQQQQLLQAIQAQKIEGANKFKAARSYSRRVRKLKIALPVIGAIFIALFVGIAYLSQFSTLPLGFAAIDLTNGQIVMERPTLNGFTSSDAEYEIVAERALQDLTDPKKVLLEKISATLTLDDGNIVSIDAGKGRFNVKGQHLVLSDGISMHMSSGYTGELDSATIDIKGGMLTSKGDVFVKADIGEIRANSLTVRDNATFILFEDRVRMIVNPTKVRPK
- the lptB gene encoding LPS export ABC transporter ATP-binding protein encodes the protein MPHVEVAPAASVETLRDNTGRGWLIAKNLRKSYNGRTVVNGASLAIGRGEAVGLLGPNGAGKTTTFYMITGLVRADEGSIYLDRHDISPLPMYRRARLGIGYLPQEASIFRGLNVENNIRAVLEVIEPNKKRREQDLENLLTEFGIEHLRKAPSIALSGGERRRCEIARTLASRPNFVLLDEPFAGIDPIAVGDIQILVKHLKKRGIGVLITDHNVRETLGVIDRAYIIHSGQVLTQGTPETIIANPDVRRLYLGDQFTL
- a CDS encoding LptA/OstA family protein, translated to MTFRSKAYLHLSLFAVAIIATAFFYVTAGFAQATGDAFTGFRSNNNNPIQIEADSLEVRDVEKLAVFKGNVDVKQGETTMRAATLHVYYDGSVKPGETGGNQGISRIEANGKVIVTSGDNKATGKNAVFNMKSQLVTLTGGVVLTQCENIIRGKKLTVNLDTGKAQLSGQGRVQALFSQGQGSSSSKKCK
- a CDS encoding ribonuclease D, producing the protein MTIRFHKGDLPDLSRYTGDVAIDTEAMGLHAHRDRLCVVQLSPGDGSADVVQIAAGQADAPNICALLADMSKEKIFHFARFDVALLLHSFNVMTTPIFCTKIASKLTRTYTDRHGLKELARELVGVDMSKQQQSSDWGADTLSEAQLNYAASDVLYLHAMRDILKERLLRESRTDMANACFDFLPTRAKLDLAGWPDTDIFSHS